In the Azospirillum humicireducens genome, CGGCTATGAGGCGGTGGAGCCGATGGTGCCGCACGGCATCTCGGTGGTGCTGAACGCCCCCGCCGCCTTCCGCTTCACCGGCCCGGCCGCTCCCGAGGCCCATCTGCGCGCCGCCGAGGCGCTGGGGGCGGACGTGCGGGGTGCCTCGCCGGAGGATGGCGGCGAGCTGCTGGCGACCCGGCTGATCGGCATGATGCGGGCGACCGGCCTGCCCAACGGGCTGTCGGCGCTCGGCTATGGCGAGGCCGACATTCCGGGTCTGGTCAGGGGCGCCGCCGCCCAGCAGCGCCTGCTGACCATCGCCCCCCGCCCGGTGTCGGAGGACGACCTGCGCGGGCTGTATGCGGACGCGATGCGTTATTGGTGAAGGTTGCCGCTACTCTGCCATCGTTTCGCCGGAACCGCCGAACTCGGCCGGGAAGTCCTTCAGCTTCGGCAGGCCGTCCCGCATCGGCAGCACGGTCTCGGCGTAGTTGACGTGGACGGCGGGGGCGAAGGGCAGGGTCGGCAGGGTCGCGGAGAAAACGTCCACGAGGCCGAGCGGCGGGTGATTGGTCATCAGATGCCCGCCGCACTTCGCGCAATATTGGCGCTGGCTGAGCGGCGTCTTCTGGAAGGTCGCGAGATGTTCGGCGCCCGCGGTCACGCGCACCGCGTCGGGCTTCCACAGGGTGAAGGCATTGACCGGGCCGCCGGACCAGGAGCGGCAGGACCGGCAATGGCAATAGCCCATGGCCTCCGGCGATCCGGTGACCTCCACCTCCACCGCGCCGCAGAAGCAGCTGCCCGTATGAGTCTCGGTCTGAGTCTCCGTGCTTGTCATGGCTTTCGACTTCATCTTTGTTGGTGATGCGAACAATAGGACGCTATCACCGATAACAAGTATGTTCAGTTGGCCATTAGGACCATACTCATTCGATAGGCGATAACAAAGCTCCCCGAAAAAGCAGGGCAATCGGGAGCCGGCGGAAGGATTGAGGGCGGGCGACGCGGGGAAAGTCCCTCTCCCACTGGGAGAAGGAAAGCTGCGCTGGCTTTGGCAGGATGCCATCTCGATGGCGAATGCCGTCCGGCCCGATTTTCGGCGGAACGTTGTCTGAAGCATCTGCTGGATATAGGATTAACATCCTGTTTTTCCGCGGAGTCCCCATGTCCCCCATTGCCCGGCTTTCCACCCCGTTCACTGTCCCACGCCGCCATCGCGCGGGCGGCGTTGAACAGTTGAACAGGGTCCGGAAAACCGTTTCACGGTGTTTCAAACGTCCCATCCACCCCCGCGAAACAGGGGTGCAAACCTCAGAACTGGTCCTCGCTCAGCGCCATCACCGTGTTGCGGGCGCTGGCGATGGTCGGCAGCAGCGCGGGGGCGGTCGCCAGAACCTGCTCGGCGTAGAAGCGCGCGACGATCAGCTTGGTCTCCAGGAAGGACGCGTTGGCGCCCGGCTGGCGCAGCCCCTCCATCGCCTTCATCGCCGAGCGGGCGAGCATCCAGCCGCCGGCAACCGTGCCCCACAGCTTCAGATACGCCACCGCACCGGCCGCGGCCCCCTGCAGGTCGCCCTCCGCCTGGGTGGCGACCATCCAGTCGATGGCCTTGTCCAGCGCGTCCAGCCCGGCCGACAGCTCGGCGCGGATCACCGCCAGATCGTCGCCGGGGGCGGAGCCCAGCTCCTCCACCGTCGCCCGCATGTCGGCGACGAAGGCTCTCGCCGCCGCACCCTTGTCGCGGCCGGTCTTGCGGAAGGTCAGGTCGTTGCCGTGGATGCCGTTGGTGCCCTCGTAGATCGGGGTGATGCGGGCGTCGCGGTAATGCTGGGCGGCCCCCGTCTCCTCGATGAAGCCCATGCCGCCATGGATCTGCACGCCGGTGGACGCCACCTCGCAGCCGATGTCGGTCGACCACGCCTTGACGATGGGGGTCAGCACATCGACCCGCGCCGTGGCCGCGGCGCGGACGCCCGCATCCTTGTGGTGGCGGGAGATGTCCAGCTGCGTGCCGGCATAGAGCGCCAGGGCGCGGGCGGCTTCGGTCTTGGCACGCATGTCCAGCAGCATGCGGCGCACGTCCGGATGCTTGATGATGGCGACGCCGGAGCCCTTGGGATCGGCCAGATCCTTGCTCTGCACCCGGCTCTTGGCATAGTCGCGGGCCTGCTGGTAGGCGCGCTCGGCGATCGCCACGCCCTGGATGCCGACACCGAGCCGGGCGTTGTTCATCATGGTGAACATGTATTCGATGCCGCGGTTCTCCTCGCCGACGAGGTAGCCGATGGCGCCCTCGTCGTCGCCATAGGCCATGACGGCGGTCGGGCTCGCCATGATGCCCAGCTTGTGCTCCAGGCTGGCGCAGCGCAGGTCGTTGCGCTGGCCCGGCGTGCCGTCGGCGTTGGGCAGGAATTTCGGCACGATGAACAGGCTGATGCCCTTGATGCCGGCCGGGGCGTCGGGCAGGCGGGCCAGCACCAGATGGACGATGTTCTCCGTCAGGTCATGCTCGCCATAGGTGATGAAGATCTTCTGGCCGGTGATGCGATAGCTGCCGTCCTCCGCCCGCACCGCCCTGGTCCGCACCGCGGCGAGGTCGCTGCCCGCCTGCGGTTCGGTCAGGTTCATCGTCCCGGTCCATTCGCCGGAGATCATCTTCGACAGGTAGACCGCCTTCTGCTCGGCACTCGCATGCTCGGTCAGCAGATCCACCGCGCCCTGGGTCAGCAGCGGGCACAGGCCGAAGGACAGGTTGGCGGCCTGCCACATCTCGTTGACCGCGAAGGCGACGGTCCAGGGCAGACCCTGCCCGCCATACTCCGGCTCGAAGGGCAGGCTGTTCCAGCCGGCTTCGGTGAACTGGCCATAGGCCTCCTTCCAGCCGGTGGCGGTGCGGACGACGCCGTTCTCCAGCTTGGCCCCTTCCTTGTCGCCCACCCGGTTCAGCGGGGCGAGCACGCCGGAGGCGAATTTGCCGGCTTCCTCCAGGATGGCGTCGACCAGATCGGGGGCGGCGCTGTCGCACTGGGGCAGGGCGGCGATGGCGTCGAGGCCCACCACCTCGTTCAGGACGAAGCGCAGATCGTCGACCGGAGCGGTGTAGGTCATGGCGGGGCGGTTCTCCCAAGGCAGATTTATAGGGGAAGGATTGTTTGGTTTACCTATACGTTAACATACAGCATCGGATGGCGCTTGGCGAGAGGGCGGGATGCCGCGTCTTGGCAAGGCTAGGCCCGCCGCAGGGCCGCATCAAGCCTCCAGCCGATTGGCATGGCGTCTGCATAGGAGTGTCCGCCTCCCACCGGGGCCTTCACACGGGGATCGACCCATGACCTACGCTTCCGCCCTCGGCAATCCCAGCGACACCGCCGCCCAGCAGGCCCGCGCCGCCCGCGGTCCGGCCAATGTGGAGGCCGCCGTCCGCAATGCCAGCGCCAGGACGGGGGTCGATTTTTCCTACCTCATGGAAAAAGCTGCCGTGGAGAGCGGCTATCGCACGGACATAAAGTCCTCCTCCTCGTCGGCGACCGGGCTCTACCAGTTCATCGACAGCACATGGCTGCAGACGATGAAGGAGCATGGCGCCGACCACGGCTATGGCAAATACGCCAACGCCATCCAGACCCGCAGCGACGGCCGCCCCTATGTCGCCGATCCGGAGATGAAGAAGGAGATCCTGGAGCTGCGCAAGGATCCGACCGCCTCGGCCCTGATGGCGGCGGAATACACCCGCGGCAACAAGGAGTATCTGGAGGAGACGGTTGGCGGCAAGATCGGCTCGACCGAGCTGTACATGGCCCATTTCCTGGGGGCCGGCGGCGCGTCGAAGTTCCTGAACGCGATGCAGGAGAATCCCGGCCGCACCGCCCGCGACGTCTTCCCCGAGGCGGCGGCGGCCAACAAGAACGTCTTCTACGACAAGGCCACCGGCAAGGCGAAGTCGCTGAAGGAGATCTACGACCGCTTCGCCGGCAAGTTCTCGGAGAACCCGCTCGCCAGCTTCGCCCCGGCCCAGGCGGCGACCGACGCCGTGCGCAAGCAGGACATGCCGGACGGCTTCACCACCCAGGTGCCGATGGCTCCGGCCAAGGCGCTGAACGGCACGCCGCTGTCGATCTATCAGGTGCTGGCGCTGAACGCTCTGGAGACGCCGGACGAGGTCGACAGCATCAGCGGCCGTCCGGCCCGCCTGCGCGACAAGGAGAACCGCCGCATGCGCGAGGAGCCGGTGCGGACCGAGCAGACGGCGGGCAACGGCGTCGCCATGGGCTTCGGGCTGGGGCTGGGCCGGATCGTCGGCTCCGAATCGGCGACCCCGGTCGCCTCCGCAACCGCGGGCGCCGCCGGCAAGGATGCCGTGACGAAGGCTGCTTGAGCGGGGCGGCCCGAGCGGGGCGCCATGAGGCGGAGAGGGGCAAAATGCCCTACGCTGGCGCTTTGACTTGAGGGCCGGATGGGTGCAAGGTCGCGCCGTTTTTTGGCGCTCACCCCTCAGGACCGATCATGAGCAACCAGCAGCCCGCCGTCACCTTCGAGGAAATCCGCGCGCTCGTGCGCAACCTGCCCGGCCCCGACCTGGAGGCCGGCACCGCGGCCCTCCAGCGCGAACGGCAGCTGACCAAGCCGGCGGGCTCGCTCGGCCGGCTGGAGGAGATCGCGCAGTGGATGGCGACCTGGCAGGGCGAGCACCCGGCCGAGGTCCGCCGCCCGCGCGTCGCCGTCTTCGCCGGCAACCATGGCGTGGCCGCCCGCGGCGTCTCGGCCTTCCCGGCCGAGGTGACGGTGCAGATGGTCGCCAACTTCCAGAACGGTGGTGCCGCGGTCAACCAGCTCTGCGAGGTGGCCGACGCCGACCTGC is a window encoding:
- a CDS encoding GFA family protein gives rise to the protein MTSTETQTETHTGSCFCGAVEVEVTGSPEAMGYCHCRSCRSWSGGPVNAFTLWKPDAVRVTAGAEHLATFQKTPLSQRQYCAKCGGHLMTNHPPLGLVDVFSATLPTLPFAPAVHVNYAETVLPMRDGLPKLKDFPAEFGGSGETMAE
- a CDS encoding acyl-CoA dehydrogenase — translated: MTYTAPVDDLRFVLNEVVGLDAIAALPQCDSAAPDLVDAILEEAGKFASGVLAPLNRVGDKEGAKLENGVVRTATGWKEAYGQFTEAGWNSLPFEPEYGGQGLPWTVAFAVNEMWQAANLSFGLCPLLTQGAVDLLTEHASAEQKAVYLSKMISGEWTGTMNLTEPQAGSDLAAVRTRAVRAEDGSYRITGQKIFITYGEHDLTENIVHLVLARLPDAPAGIKGISLFIVPKFLPNADGTPGQRNDLRCASLEHKLGIMASPTAVMAYGDDEGAIGYLVGEENRGIEYMFTMMNNARLGVGIQGVAIAERAYQQARDYAKSRVQSKDLADPKGSGVAIIKHPDVRRMLLDMRAKTEAARALALYAGTQLDISRHHKDAGVRAAATARVDVLTPIVKAWSTDIGCEVASTGVQIHGGMGFIEETGAAQHYRDARITPIYEGTNGIHGNDLTFRKTGRDKGAAARAFVADMRATVEELGSAPGDDLAVIRAELSAGLDALDKAIDWMVATQAEGDLQGAAAGAVAYLKLWGTVAGGWMLARSAMKAMEGLRQPGANASFLETKLIVARFYAEQVLATAPALLPTIASARNTVMALSEDQF